Part of the Candidatus Brocadia sinica JPN1 genome, CCTGACCTCTTGCCCAGGAACCAAAGAGGAAAGCGAAGGAGATATCGTCTCTTTTTTCAAAATAGACCTTCAGTTTTTCTACGATTTTATTTGTATTCATTTAGCGATGGTTTTATTTGCTAAATATGTGACAACTCAGTAACCAAACGGTCGATCGATTCTTTGGTCTTCGTCTCTGTTACACACAAGAGCATACTATTGTCCAGTTCGGGGTAAAATTCAGAAAGTTCTAAACCACCAATGATTCCTTTTTTTAGCAGGTACTCGTTGATCTTATTTGTACGCAGATTGCCCTGTGCTTTTAAGACAAATTCATGAAAGAATAGTTGTTGAAATGCCGGTTCAAAGATATTCAGTGAACACAGTCTTTCATACGCATAATGGCTTTTTTGGATATTGAGACGAGAAAGTTCCGCCATACCCTTTTTTCCTAATGCACAGAGATAAATGCATGCCCTTAATGCAAGGAGCGCTTGATTGGTACAAATATTGGAAGTCGCCTTCTCCCTTCGTATGTGTTGTTCCCTGGCCTGCAGGGTGAGGACGAAACACCTTTTTCCGGTGCTATCCACCGTTTCCCCAGCGATCCTTCCGGGCATCTTGCGCAAAAGCTCTTTTTTTACCGTAAAAAAACCGAGGTATGGTCCACCATAGTTTAGATAATTTCCCAAAACCTGGGCCTCGCCAACGGCAATATCGGCATTGTATTCACCCGGTGGTTTCAGGATGCCCAGAGAAATGGGGTTTACACAAGCGATAAAAAGGCTGTCATGCCTGTGGGTAATATTTGAGATGGTCTCCATGTCTTCAATACAGCCAAAGAAGTTTGGATTTTGGATGAGTACAGCAGCGGTGCTGTCGTCAATAACTTTCTCCAGTTGGTTCATGTCCGTTATTCCGTCAGGTGCGTCTATTTCAATAATTTCTGTATGCAATCCTTTCAAATAGGTCTTGAGCACCTGCCGGTATTCAGAATGGATTGCCCGTGAGCAAACAACCTTATTCTTTTCTTTCAGCCGAATGGACAAGAGTGCTGCCTCCGTTAAGGCAGTTGAACCATCGTACATGGAGGAATTTGCCACATCCATACCAGTTAACTCACACATCAATGTTTGGAATTCATAGATTACCTGAAGCGTACCCTGGCTTACTTCGGGCTGGTAGGGTGTATAACAGGTATAAAATTCACTCCTCGACGCCAGGTGGTCTACAACAGACGGGATATAGTGTTCATAGGCGCCGGCACCTAAAAATGAAATGTATTTGTCGATATTGCGATTCTTTTCACTGAAATCTTTTAAGGCTCTTAATACCTGTGGTTCGGAAAGGCCGTTGGGTAATGGTAAAGAAAATTTTCTTAACGTCTTTGGGACGTCTTCAAGGAGCGCTTCAAAAGAAGGTATCCCTATTTCTTTCAGCATTATTTCTTTATCGCGTGCGGTGTTCGGAATGTAATCCATAACATCTCCGTTGAAATGCAAAATTGAGTCTGGGAATAGAGGTCTGTGTTGATGAAAAAATTGAAGCAAAAAAGGGTAAAACAAGCAACGAAAAAAACTTTTGAATGATTTATGTACGATAGTATTCCTGAATAGGTTTGACGTCAAGGCTTCCGTTTTTGAGCGCCTCGATAGCCTTCGTAGCGGCCACTGCACCGGCAAGTGTTGTAAAATAGGGGACATGGTGAAGAAGTGCGGTGCGCCGGATGGAATAGGATGCCTCCTGGGCTGCCTTACCTCCTGTGGTGTTGATGACAAGTTGGATTTCGTTACTCTTGATGTGGTCGACAATATTGGGCCTTCCTTCAATGACTTTTAAGACAGGTGTGACAGGAACGTTATTTTCGGAAAGTACTTTAGCTGTGCCGTTTGTGGCTACAAGCCTGAAACCCATCTGTGAGAGTTTTTTTGCAATGGGGACAATGGGCTTTTTGTCTCTGTCTCTTACGCTCATGAAAACGCTACCCGTTAATGGGAGGCTGCAGTCAGCCGCCATCTGGGATTTGGCATAGGCACGACCAAAGTCCTTATCTATTCCCATGACCTCGCCTGTTGATTTCATTTCCGGTCCTAAGATTGTATCGACCCCTTTAAACTTTATAAAAGGAAAGACCGCCTCTTTCACGGCAATATGTTTTAATTCCATGTTCGTGGAGATATTGAGTTCGCTGAGCTTCTTTCCCATGATTACCTTTGTTGCAATCTTGGCCAGCGGAATACCAATCGCCTTGCTGACAAAGGGTACGGTCCTCGAAGCACGAGGATTGACCTCCAGCACATACACCATTTTATCTTTAATGGCATATTGTATATTGATGAGACCTATTACGTTCAAGGCCAGCGCTATGACTCGTGTCTGTTTTTTTAGTTCGGCAATAATATCGTTCCCGATGGAATATGGTGGGAGCGAGCAGGCGCTGTCTCCGGAATGGATGCCGGCTTCTTCGATGTGTTCCATAACGCCGCCAATAAGCACTTCCTTACCGTCACAAATAGCGTCAACATCAATTTCTGTGGCATCTTCCAAAAATCTGTCAATGAGAACAGGATGTTCTGGTGAGACATGAACAGCATGCGTAATATATTCCTCTAAACCAGCTTCATCGTACACAATACGCATGGCTCTTCCTCCAAGGACATAGGATGGGCGGAGCAGTACAGGGTAGCCTATTTTACAGGCAATAACCTTTGCCTCCGTGGCAGACCGTGCACATCCATTATCCGGCTGTCTTAAATTTAATCGGTTCATTAAGGCTGCAAACCGTTCACGATCCTCTGCAACATCAATACTTTCCGGAGAAGTTCCCAGTATTTTAACACCCTCTTTTTCCAGGGGTATGGCCAATTTTAACGGTGTTTGTCCGCCAAATTGGACGATAACGCCTTCGGGCTTCTCCTTATCAATAATTTCAAGGACGTCTTCCAGGGTAAGTGGTTCAAAATAAAGCCGGTCAGAAGTGTCGTAATCCGTACTTACCGTCTCCGGATTGCAATTGACCATAATCGTTTCGTAACCCAATTCTTTTAAGGCAAAGACCCCATGAACACAACAGTAATCGAACTCAATACCCTGTCCGATACGGTTAGGTCCGCTCCCGAGGATGATGACCTTTTTCTTCTGAGTAGGCTCCGCCTCACACGCCCCTTCATAGGCTGAGTACAAATATGGTGTAAAGGCCTTGAATTCGGCAGCACAGGTATCCACATGTTTAAACACCGGCCTGATTGATTCCCCCTGACGGTACGTTCGCACCGTTTTTTCATCAACATTACACAAACAAGCCAGATATTTATCTGAATAACCGCGTCGTTTTGCCTCAGTCAGCATTTCCTTGTCCAGTGTAAATATCTCTCTGTTTTGAGAGGTATGAGCATTTTCAGAACACTTCCGCCGTATCTCGTCTTCCATGTCCAGTACCTGTTTGATATTGTAAAGGAACCAGCGGTCAATATGAGTCCATTTAAATATCTCGTCCAGACTCATGCCAAACCGTAGCGCATCGGCAATGTGCCAGAGCCTGTCAGAATTTGGGACCATCAATTTCGTTCTTAAAAACTCGTACCGTTGCTCAGTAGACCATTTGTCACTCCCTGAGGGCCATAACGACTCAAATCCATATCGCCCTGATTCTAAGGAACGGATGGCTTTACCGATGGCCTCTTTAAACGTACGTCCCATTGCCATGACCTCCCCCACTGACTTCATATGGATAGTAAGTGTCTGATCAGTATCAGGGAATTTTTCAAAATTAAACCGGGGCACTTTTACGACACAATAATCGATGGTGGGTTCAAAACAGGCAGGGGTATAACGGGTGATGTCGTTAGGGATTTCATCAAGGGTGTAGCCAACCGCCAGCTTTGCAGCAATTTTAGCGATAGGAAAACCCGTAGCCTTTGAGGCAAGGGCGGAGCTTCTCGAAACCCTTGGGTTCATCTCGATGGCCAGCATTTCTCCATTATCCGGGTTCATGGAGAACTGAATATTGGAACCACCGGTCTCAACGCCTATTTCCCGAATAATCTTAATTGCCGCATCCCGCATAACCTGATATTCGACATCGGTAAGGGTTTGGGCAGGGGCAACCGTGATGCTATCGCCCGTATGTACACCCATGGGATCAAAATTTTCAATTGAGCAAATGATCACGACATTGTCTTTTAAATCACGCATTACTTCCAGTTCATATTCCTTCCAGCCTAAAACGGAACGCTCCACAAGGACTTCATGTACCGGGCTGGCTTCAAGGGCTACCTTGATATATTCTTTGTATTCTTCGATATTATATGCTGCATTTCCACCGGTGCCTCCTAACGTAAAAGAAGGACGAATAATAGCCGGAAAACCTATTTTTTCGATAACCGTCATGCCTTCGTCGTACGAACGGACATAAGCACTTTCAGGAACCGGGATACCAATCTGTTTCATGGCAGACTTAAAGAGCGACCTATCTTCGGCTTTTTTGATGGCATCCAGCTTGGCGCCGATCAATTCTACGCCAAATTCATCCAGTACACCCTTTTCTGCAAGGTTAACTGCCGTATTTAAACCGGTTTGTCCGCCCAATGTTGGAAGTAATGCCTGTGGGCGTTCCTTTGCGATAACCTTTGCCACCATTTCCGTCGTTATCGGTTCTATATAAGTCCTGTCGGCAACTTCTGGGTCTGTCATAATGGTGGCAGGATTACTGTTTACGAGGACAACCTTATATCCCTCTTCGCGGAGCGCTTTACAGGCCTGGGTGCCTGAATAATCGAATTCGCAGGCCTGGCCGATGACGATCGGGCCTGAGCCAATAATCAGGATTTTTTGTATATCGGTTCTCTTGGGCATTTGTGTTTCTTGGGTTAATTGAGTTAATTGGGCTTTTTATATCGGTTCTCGTTCTGAAGCAAATAAGTTAACTTTGATATTTCATCATCTCAATAAATCTCTCAAACAGATAACTCGCATCGTGTGGGCCAGGCGAAGCCTCCGGATGATATTGAACAGAAAAGGCAGGTATCGAGTGGCATTTCAATCCCTCTACAGACTTGTCGTTGAGATTGACATGGGTAATCTCAACGTTCCCGTACGGACTTTTTTGCATGGTACCTTCCTGTGGCGCCGTTACCGCAAAGCTGTGATTTTGTGCGGTAATTTCCACTTTTTTGGTGTGTAAATCCATGACGGGCTGATTTCCCCCATGATGTCCAAACTTTAATTTGTAGGTCTTTAGCCCCAGGGTAAGTGCCATCAATTGATGGCCAAGACAAATCCCGAATACCGGTTTTTTCCCTAATAAGCCTTTAATATTTTCAATCATATAAGGAACGGCTGCCGGGTCACCTGGACCATTGGAAAGCACGACCCCATCCGGTTTCATGTTCAGGATAGTTTGAGACTGGGTTTGTGCCGGAACTACCGTTACAGAGCAGCCGGCACTGTTCAGTTTTCTGAGAATATTATATTTTACGCCACAATCATAGACAACGACCTTGAGTCTTTTTGATTTGCCCGCATCTGAGTCAGAATCCTTCCATTCATACAAATTGTTACATGTCACTGACTTTACAAGATCTATCCCAACCAATCCGGGGGCAGATTTTATCTTTTTGGTAAGACTGAAAACATCAAAATCTTCGGTGGAAATAATACCCTGCTGGGCGCCGTAATCCCGTAATCGCCTTGTCAATTCCCGTGTATCTATTCCCTGGATACCCACAGTCTTTTTGTTTTTAAGAAACTCATCCAGACTAATTTGTGAACGCCAGTTACTGGGGAAGGGGCTGTATTCTTTAACAATAAAACCCTCTAAAAAGAGGCTACGAGATTCGTAATCTTTTTCATTGATTCCATAATTGCCAATCAGCGGGTAGGTCATGACCACCATTTGGCCTTTGTATGACGGGTCTGTGAGGATTTCCTGGTAGCCCATCATGCTGGTATTAAAAACGACCTCACCGGCCTTCTCACCGGCGGCGCCTAAAGAATATCCTGTAAAACTTGTCCCGTCTGCAAGAACAAGTATTGCCCGTTTTTTATCCATAAATTTTTACTAAAGGTTGCAAGGTTGGTATGCCTTCCGTA contains:
- a CDS encoding nucleotidyltransferase domain-containing protein; translated protein: MNTNKIVEKLKVYFEKRDDISFAFLFGSWARGQDGIDSDVDIAIYFVPEGKGYD
- the gcvPA gene encoding aminomethyl-transferring glycine dehydrogenase subunit GcvPA, coding for MDYIPNTARDKEIMLKEIGIPSFEALLEDVPKTLRKFSLPLPNGLSEPQVLRALKDFSEKNRNIDKYISFLGAGAYEHYIPSVVDHLASRSEFYTCYTPYQPEVSQGTLQVIYEFQTLMCELTGMDVANSSMYDGSTALTEAALLSIRLKEKNKVVCSRAIHSEYRQVLKTYLKGLHTEIIEIDAPDGITDMNQLEKVIDDSTAAVLIQNPNFFGCIEDMETISNITHRHDSLFIACVNPISLGILKPPGEYNADIAVGEAQVLGNYLNYGGPYLGFFTVKKELLRKMPGRIAGETVDSTGKRCFVLTLQAREQHIRREKATSNICTNQALLALRACIYLCALGKKGMAELSRLNIQKSHYAYERLCSLNIFEPAFQQLFFHEFVLKAQGNLRTNKINEYLLKKGIIGGLELSEFYPELDNSMLLCVTETKTKESIDRLVTELSHI
- the carB gene encoding carbamoyl-phosphate synthase large subunit — protein: MPKRTDIQKILIIGSGPIVIGQACEFDYSGTQACKALREEGYKVVLVNSNPATIMTDPEVADRTYIEPITTEMVAKVIAKERPQALLPTLGGQTGLNTAVNLAEKGVLDEFGVELIGAKLDAIKKAEDRSLFKSAMKQIGIPVPESAYVRSYDEGMTVIEKIGFPAIIRPSFTLGGTGGNAAYNIEEYKEYIKVALEASPVHEVLVERSVLGWKEYELEVMRDLKDNVVIICSIENFDPMGVHTGDSITVAPAQTLTDVEYQVMRDAAIKIIREIGVETGGSNIQFSMNPDNGEMLAIEMNPRVSRSSALASKATGFPIAKIAAKLAVGYTLDEIPNDITRYTPACFEPTIDYCVVKVPRFNFEKFPDTDQTLTIHMKSVGEVMAMGRTFKEAIGKAIRSLESGRYGFESLWPSGSDKWSTEQRYEFLRTKLMVPNSDRLWHIADALRFGMSLDEIFKWTHIDRWFLYNIKQVLDMEDEIRRKCSENAHTSQNREIFTLDKEMLTEAKRRGYSDKYLACLCNVDEKTVRTYRQGESIRPVFKHVDTCAAEFKAFTPYLYSAYEGACEAEPTQKKKVIILGSGPNRIGQGIEFDYCCVHGVFALKELGYETIMVNCNPETVSTDYDTSDRLYFEPLTLEDVLEIIDKEKPEGVIVQFGGQTPLKLAIPLEKEGVKILGTSPESIDVAEDRERFAALMNRLNLRQPDNGCARSATEAKVIACKIGYPVLLRPSYVLGGRAMRIVYDEAGLEEYITHAVHVSPEHPVLIDRFLEDATEIDVDAICDGKEVLIGGVMEHIEEAGIHSGDSACSLPPYSIGNDIIAELKKQTRVIALALNVIGLINIQYAIKDKMVYVLEVNPRASRTVPFVSKAIGIPLAKIATKVIMGKKLSELNISTNMELKHIAVKEAVFPFIKFKGVDTILGPEMKSTGEVMGIDKDFGRAYAKSQMAADCSLPLTGSVFMSVRDRDKKPIVPIAKKLSQMGFRLVATNGTAKVLSENNVPVTPVLKVIEGRPNIVDHIKSNEIQLVINTTGGKAAQEASYSIRRTALLHHVPYFTTLAGAVAATKAIEALKNGSLDVKPIQEYYRT
- the carA gene encoding glutamine-hydrolyzing carbamoyl-phosphate synthase small subunit yields the protein MDKKRAILVLADGTSFTGYSLGAAGEKAGEVVFNTSMMGYQEILTDPSYKGQMVVMTYPLIGNYGINEKDYESRSLFLEGFIVKEYSPFPSNWRSQISLDEFLKNKKTVGIQGIDTRELTRRLRDYGAQQGIISTEDFDVFSLTKKIKSAPGLVGIDLVKSVTCNNLYEWKDSDSDAGKSKRLKVVVYDCGVKYNILRKLNSAGCSVTVVPAQTQSQTILNMKPDGVVLSNGPGDPAAVPYMIENIKGLLGKKPVFGICLGHQLMALTLGLKTYKLKFGHHGGNQPVMDLHTKKVEITAQNHSFAVTAPQEGTMQKSPYGNVEITHVNLNDKSVEGLKCHSIPAFSVQYHPEASPGPHDASYLFERFIEMMKYQS